The genomic region CCGCTACTGCTGGTGGCCACCTCCTGGTACGTGGTGCTCACCAGCGTCCTCTCGGTCGTCCAGTTCTACGTCGAGCGGTACTACGCGCGCGGCGCGCTGCGCACCGTCCCGCCCACCCCCCTGCAGCGGGCCCGGACGGGCCTGCGCGATCTCCGGGACCGCTTCCGGAAGGAGACGGCGCGATGACCGCCATCGCGCGGGCCGCCGCGATCGAGGTCCACGACGTGCACAAGTGGTACGGCCGACAGCAGGTACTGGACGGGGTGAGCCTGACGCTGCGGCCGGGCACGGTCACCGCGATCCTGGGCCGCTCCGGCTCCGGCAAGTCCACCCTGCTGAGGGTCATCACCCACCTGGAGAAGCCCGAGGCCGGATACGTAAGCGTCGGCGGCGAGCTGATCGGGGTGCAGCGGAACGGCGGGAGGCTGAAGGAGCGGAGCGAGCGGGCGATCCTCGCCCAGCGCGGGCGGATCGGCTTCGTCTTCCAGAACTTCAACCTCTTCCCGCACCTGACCGTGCTGGACAACGTCGCCGCGGCCCCGGTGGCCACCGGCAGGCTGCCGCGTCCGCAGGCCCGGGCCCTGGCGCGCGAACTCCTGGAGCGCGTCGGGCTCGGCGACCGGACCGGCGCCTACCCGCGGCAGTTGTCCGGCGGCCAGCAGCAGCGCGTGGCCATCGCCCGCGCCCTCGCGCTCCGGCCCGGCGTCATCCTCTTCGACGAACCCACCTCCGCGCTCGACCCCGAACTCGTCGGCGAGGTGCTCTCCGTGATCAAGGACCTGGCCACCGGCGGAACCACGCTGGTCATCGTCACGCACGAGATCGGCTTCGCCCGCGAGGTGGCCGACGAGGTCGTCTTCCTCGATGGTGGCCGCATCGTCGAACAGGGCCCGCCCGAGCAAGTACTGGACCGGCCCGTCCATCCCCGTACGCGGGAGTTCCTGAGCAAGGTGCTCTGACTCCGCCGCGCCCCACCCCGCCCCACCAACCCTTCCGAACCGAAAAGGAACACCATGCAACGCCGACGCTCCCTGCGCACCAGATTCGTCCGCGGCCTCGGCGCCGCCACCGCCACCGTGGCGCTCGCCTCCGGCCTCACCGCGTGCGGGGGCGACGCCGAGGCCACCGGACCGGGCTCCGGCAAGGTCACCGTCGGCGCTGTGTCCAACGGCGCCGCCCAGCAGGCCGAGCTGTCCGTCCCGGTGGTCGAGTCCCTGCGCGCTCAGCTGCCCGCTGAGGTCCGCGAGCGCGGCGAACTCGTCATCGGGGTCGGCGCGCTGCCCGCCGGCTTCCCGCCACTGGCGTACGTCGGCACCGACCAGAAGACCCTGACCGGGGCGGAACCGGACCTCGGCCGTCTGGTGGCCGCCGTGCTCGGGCTCAAACCGGTGGTGAAGAACTCCACCTGGGAGAACCTCTTCGTCGGCATCGACAGCGGCAAGGTGGACGTGGCCTTCACGAACGTCACGGTCACGGAGGAGCGCAAGAAGAAATACGAGTTCGCCTCCTACCGGCAGGACAACCTGGCCTTCGAGACGCTGAAGGACAACCCCTGGAACTTCGGCGGCGACTACCGCAATCTCGCGGGAAAGACGGTCGCGGTCAGCTCGGGCACCAACCAGGAGAAGATCCTGCTGGAGTGGCAGAAGAAGCTCCAGGCGGAGGGCAAGGACATCACCGTCAAGTACTTCCCCGACGCCAACAGCACCTACCTGGCCCTGAGCGGCAGGAAGATCGACCTCAGTTTCGGCCCGAACCCGTCCATCGCCTACCACATCACCCAGACGGCGAGCGGCAACGCTCCCACGCGCAGTGCGGGTTCGTTCTCCGGGGCCGGTGAGTCGCTCCAGGGCCTGATCGCCGCGACCGCGAAGAAGGACAGCGGGCTCGCCAAGCCGGTGGCAGAGGCGATCAACCACCTGATCAAGAACGGCCAGTACGCGCAGCTGCTCACCGCCTGGAACCTGGCCAACGAGGCCGTCACCACCTCGGAGGTCAACCCTCCGGGCCTGCCGGTGACCAACTCCTGAACCCCCGGCCCCCGGGCCGCGCCACGGAGGGAGAGCCCGCCCCATGAGCACGAACGCAGGTCCCAGCACCAGTACGGGTACGCGTGCGCGTGCGAGTGCGAGCCTGGGCACTGTGGTGTCCCCGCATGTCCTGGACAACCCCGCCTGGGCCTCGTTGTCCGGCGCGCACGCCGCCTTCGCGGAGCGGGCGACCCGGCCCGGGGCCGACCCCTCTACCTCCCGCGCCGCCCGCTATCCGTCGGACGTCTCGCCGTTCGCCGCCCTCGCGGACCCGGCCGACCCGGACTCCTGGGCCGACCTGCGCAGGCTGGTCGGCGACGGCGGGATCGCCGCGCTCGCAGGCGTGCTGACCCCGCCCGACGGCTGGGAGACCGTCGGCTCGGTCCCCGGCGTCCAGCTGGTCGACACCTCGCTGCTCGCAGAACCCGCCCCGGAGGCGGTTCGGCTCGGCCCCTGTGACGTACTGGAGATCCTCGGTCTGATCGGGCTCAAGAAGCCGGGTCCGTTCCTGCCCCGCACCGTCGAGCTGGGCACGTACCTCGGCATCCGGCACCGGGGCCGGCTGATCGCGATGGCCGGAGAGCGGCTGCGGCCGCCCGGCTGGACCGAGATCAGCGCGGTGTGCACCCATCCCGACCACCGGGGCGGGGGGCTGGCGACCCGGCTGGTCCGTGCCGTCGCCGCGGGCATCCGGGAGCGTGGCGACGTCCCGTTCCTCCACACCGCCGCGAGCAACACGACGGCGATCCGACTGTACGAGTCGATCGGCTTCACCGTGCGTCGCCGCCCCTCCTTCGTGGCGGTCCGCGCGCCCGGCAATACCGCTGCCAACTTCTCTTAATATTCCGGTCATTGTATGGCACCGCTATCGGGCGTAGCGTTTCCAAGGGATATGGGTGACGGGCCTTTTCTCCGCCCCCTCGTACGCCCTCAAATCCGCGACGCGCATCGGCCTTCTTTTCGCACGGCCGATCAGGAAGGCGTAATTCGACGTGTCCGCATTCCCGCCGGAATCCGCATCGACATCAGCATTCTCCGAACCGCTGCACCTCGCCGTCGCGCTCGACGGCGCGGGCTGGCACCCTGCCGCCTGGCGCGAGCCGGGTGCCCGGCCCGGCGAACTCTTCACGGCCCGCTACTGGGCCGATGCCGTGGCCGAGGCCGAAGCCGGACTGCTCGACTTCGTCACCTTCGAGGACGCCCTCGCCCTCCAGTCGTCCTCGGCGGACGGGCCCGACGGGCGCACGGACCAGGTCCGCGGGCGGCTGGACGCGGTACTCACCGCAGCCCGCGTCGCGCCGCTGACCCGGCACATCGGACTGGTCCCGACCGTGACCGCCACCCACACCGAGCCCTTCCACATATCCAAGGCGATCGCCACCCTGGACCACGTCAGCCGCGGACGTGCGGGCCTGCGCGTCCAGGTGTCACAACTGGCCTACGAGGACCAACACTTCGGACGCCGGGCGGTCCCGCTCCCCGATGCGGAGTCCTACGAGGAGGCTGCCGACCACATCGAGGTGATCCGGCGGCTGTGGGACAGCTGGGACGACGACGCCGAGATCCGGGACGTGGCCACCGGCCGGTTCGTCGACCGCGACAGGCTGCACTACATCGACTTCGAGGGCCGTCACTTCAGCGTCCGCGGGCCGTCGATCACCCCGCGCCCGCCGCAGGGGCAGCCCGTTGTCACCGCGGCGGGCGTTGCCGGCGCCCTCGGTGACGGCAATGCCGCGTACGGCCTCATCGCCCGGTCCACCGATGTCGGATACGTCGCCGTGCGCGACGCCGACGGGGCGCGCGCGGCGGTCACGGAGATCCGGCAGGCCCGGGGATCCGCCGGGCTCCCGGCGCAGCCGTTGCACCTCTTCGCGGACATCACCGTGTTCCTGGACGAGGACGCCCCGGCGGCCGAGGCTCGCCGCAGCCGCCTCGACGCGCTCGCGGGCGCCGCGTACACCAGTGACACGGCGATCTTCACCGGCACGTCCGCGCAGCTGGCGGACCTGCTCCAGGACTGGCGGACGGCCGGCCTGTCGGGTTTCCGGCTGCGGCCGGGCGTACTCGCCCACGACCTGCCCGCGATCACCCGGGGGCTGGTGCCGGAGCTCCAGCGGCGCGGGGTCTTCCGCCGCGCGTACGAGGCGGACACCCTGCGCGGACTGCTGGGCCTGGAGCGCCCGGTCGGCCGTTATGCCGCCCACCCCGCCGCCTGATCCCGGACCCGGAAGGACCCATCATGAGCAGCAAGCCGCTCAAGCAGATCCATCTCGCGGCCCACTTTCCCGGCGTCAACAACACCACCGTGTGGAGCGACCCGGCGGCCGGCAGCCACATCGACTTCGCCTCGTTCGTCCACTTCGCGCAGACCGCCGAACGCGCCAAGTTCGACTTCCTCTTCCTCGCCGAGGGGCTGCGGCTGCGCGAACAGGGCGGAAAGATCCATGACTTGGACGTGGTCGGACGGCCCGACACCTTCACGGTGCTCGCCGCCCTGGCGGCCGTCACCGAGCGCCTCGGCCTGACCGGGACGATCAACTCCACCTTCAACGAGCCCTACGAGGTGGCCCGCCAGTTCGCCTCGCTCGACCACCTTTCCGGGGGCCGGGCCGCGTGGAACGTCGTCACCTCCTGGGACGCCTTCACCGGCGAGAACTTCCGGCGCGGCGGGTTCCTGCCGCGCGAGGAGCGCTACTCCCGCGCGAAGGAGTTCCTGGCCACCGCGACCGAGCTGTTCGACTCCTGGGACGGCTCCGAGGTCGTCGCCGACCCCGCGTCGGGCGCCTTCCTGCGGGACGCGCGGGCCGGGGCCTTCGCCCACCACGGGCGGCATTTCGACATCGAAGGCCACTTCAACGTGCCGCGCAGCCCGCAAGGCCGGCCGGTGGTCTTCCAGGCGGGCGACTCCGACGAGGGCCGCGAGTTCGCAGCCTCCTCCGCCGACGCGATCTTCGGCCGCTACGGGACGCTCGACGAGGGCCGGGAGTTCTACGCCGACGTCAAGGGCCGCCTTCCCCGGTACGGGCGCTCCCCGGACCAGTTGAAGATCCTGCCCGCGGCCACCTTCGTACTCGGCGACACCGACGCCGAGGCACACGAGGCCGCGCACGAGGTCCGCCGCCTCCAGGTCAGCGGGCAGACCGCGATCAAGTACCTGGAGCACGTCTGGAACCGCGACCTGTCCGCCTATGACCCGGACGGCCCGCTGCCTGCCGTCGACCCCGAGGCCGGTGAGAACACGATCGCCCTCGGCCGGGCGAGCGTCCGCCAGTTCCACGACCCGCTCGAAACCGCCCGGCAGTGGCGCGAGCTCGCCGGGGCCAAGAAGCTGTCGATCCGCGAACTCGTCATCGCCACCACGTCCCGCCAGACCTTCGTAGGCTCCGCCGCCACGGTCGCCGAGCAGATCAACGACCTGGTGCAGGCGGACGCGGCCGACGGGTTCATCCTCGTCCCCCACATCACGCCGGGCGGCCTGGACGCATTCGCGGACACCGTCGTCCCGCTGCTCCAGGAGCGCGGCGTCTTCCGCACCGAGTACGAGGGCGCCACCCTGCGCGAGCACCTCGGGCTCGCCGTGCCCGGCGCCGAAGCGGTTGCCCGGCAGGCCGCGACCTCGTGAAGTTCCTGGCCATCACCCTGATCACGAACTCCGCGGATCCGGTGACGGGTGCCCTC from Streptomyces sp. NBC_00190 harbors:
- a CDS encoding GNAT family N-acetyltransferase, with the translated sequence MSTNAGPSTSTGTRARASASLGTVVSPHVLDNPAWASLSGAHAAFAERATRPGADPSTSRAARYPSDVSPFAALADPADPDSWADLRRLVGDGGIAALAGVLTPPDGWETVGSVPGVQLVDTSLLAEPAPEAVRLGPCDVLEILGLIGLKKPGPFLPRTVELGTYLGIRHRGRLIAMAGERLRPPGWTEISAVCTHPDHRGGGLATRLVRAVAAGIRERGDVPFLHTAASNTTAIRLYESIGFTVRRRPSFVAVRAPGNTAANFS
- a CDS encoding amino acid ABC transporter ATP-binding protein, whose product is MTAIARAAAIEVHDVHKWYGRQQVLDGVSLTLRPGTVTAILGRSGSGKSTLLRVITHLEKPEAGYVSVGGELIGVQRNGGRLKERSERAILAQRGRIGFVFQNFNLFPHLTVLDNVAAAPVATGRLPRPQARALARELLERVGLGDRTGAYPRQLSGGQQQRVAIARALALRPGVILFDEPTSALDPELVGEVLSVIKDLATGGTTLVIVTHEIGFAREVADEVVFLDGGRIVEQGPPEQVLDRPVHPRTREFLSKVL
- a CDS encoding NtaA/DmoA family FMN-dependent monooxygenase (This protein belongs to a clade of FMN-dependent monooxygenases, within a broader family of flavin-dependent oxidoreductases, the luciferase-like monooxygenase (LMM) family, some of whose members use coenzyme F420 rather than FMN.) produces the protein MSSKPLKQIHLAAHFPGVNNTTVWSDPAAGSHIDFASFVHFAQTAERAKFDFLFLAEGLRLREQGGKIHDLDVVGRPDTFTVLAALAAVTERLGLTGTINSTFNEPYEVARQFASLDHLSGGRAAWNVVTSWDAFTGENFRRGGFLPREERYSRAKEFLATATELFDSWDGSEVVADPASGAFLRDARAGAFAHHGRHFDIEGHFNVPRSPQGRPVVFQAGDSDEGREFAASSADAIFGRYGTLDEGREFYADVKGRLPRYGRSPDQLKILPAATFVLGDTDAEAHEAAHEVRRLQVSGQTAIKYLEHVWNRDLSAYDPDGPLPAVDPEAGENTIALGRASVRQFHDPLETARQWRELAGAKKLSIRELVIATTSRQTFVGSAATVAEQINDLVQADAADGFILVPHITPGGLDAFADTVVPLLQERGVFRTEYEGATLREHLGLAVPGAEAVARQAATS
- a CDS encoding LLM class flavin-dependent oxidoreductase, which gives rise to MSAFPPESASTSAFSEPLHLAVALDGAGWHPAAWREPGARPGELFTARYWADAVAEAEAGLLDFVTFEDALALQSSSADGPDGRTDQVRGRLDAVLTAARVAPLTRHIGLVPTVTATHTEPFHISKAIATLDHVSRGRAGLRVQVSQLAYEDQHFGRRAVPLPDAESYEEAADHIEVIRRLWDSWDDDAEIRDVATGRFVDRDRLHYIDFEGRHFSVRGPSITPRPPQGQPVVTAAGVAGALGDGNAAYGLIARSTDVGYVAVRDADGARAAVTEIRQARGSAGLPAQPLHLFADITVFLDEDAPAAEARRSRLDALAGAAYTSDTAIFTGTSAQLADLLQDWRTAGLSGFRLRPGVLAHDLPAITRGLVPELQRRGVFRRAYEADTLRGLLGLERPVGRYAAHPAA
- a CDS encoding ABC transporter substrate-binding protein, encoding MQRRRSLRTRFVRGLGAATATVALASGLTACGGDAEATGPGSGKVTVGAVSNGAAQQAELSVPVVESLRAQLPAEVRERGELVIGVGALPAGFPPLAYVGTDQKTLTGAEPDLGRLVAAVLGLKPVVKNSTWENLFVGIDSGKVDVAFTNVTVTEERKKKYEFASYRQDNLAFETLKDNPWNFGGDYRNLAGKTVAVSSGTNQEKILLEWQKKLQAEGKDITVKYFPDANSTYLALSGRKIDLSFGPNPSIAYHITQTASGNAPTRSAGSFSGAGESLQGLIAATAKKDSGLAKPVAEAINHLIKNGQYAQLLTAWNLANEAVTTSEVNPPGLPVTNS